In Maylandia zebra isolate NMK-2024a linkage group LG12, Mzebra_GT3a, whole genome shotgun sequence, a single genomic region encodes these proteins:
- the LOC101483941 gene encoding nucleus accumbens-associated protein 2: MSEGLLQVEIPDFGSSVLGSLNEQRLLGHYCDVSILVQGQAFKAHRAVLAASSLYFRDLFSSAADSSSSSDSSSQAVFELPSSVTPMCFQQILSFCYTGRLSMAASEQLVLMYTAGYLQIQNIVERGMELMMMKASSASSPLCCDSQTTSADELGGFDTQTAQQQQQQHGAPQLQEVSPDQPALSPEELLLAVSRIKQERADTPPAEEAGGAAGTGGEETRVDIAAELQSSRSTALCYLSAGGGLVPGLQSYLLAGGGRSSPGGSSLPTDSPPSHPPTEEELEEDYYSNAVHPGLYQHIYGHPGNPYIQEKMEMLPLPLANERRPCVLVGRDNMALPASLISQIGYRCHPSLYTEGDPGEKVELVAGSGVFMTRGQLMNCHLCAGVKHKVLLRRLLATFFDRNTLANSCGTGIRSSTNDPSRKPLDNRVLNTVKLYCQNFAPNFKESEMNVIAADMCTNARRVRKRWLPKIQSLLPEGLPTSATSHPRKGKKGGAGGGGGSQGAESVAQSSGSPFELDLRQLSASYLGLEAPLYAERREREAAGEREKEAPATLLPHLQFAGSRGGGGASGGQVEEGMMGGEAEGDGRLQTEQPPDLPLSLSSSSSSSSSSSHPSPQPAEPAPPHRALADTDERGVEPLEDSQ, translated from the exons ATGTCGGAGGGGCTGCTACAGGTGGAGATCCCCGACTTCGGCAGCAGCGTGTTGGGCAGCCTGAACGAGCAGCGGCTGCTGGGTCACTACTGCGACGTCTCCATCCTGGTGCAGGGTCAGGCCTTCAAGGCGCACCGGGCTGTCCTCGCTGCCTCCTCGCTCTACTTCAGAGACCTGTTCAGCTCTGCGGCcgactcctcctcttcctctgactCCTCCTCCCAGGCGGTGTTCGAGCTCCCGTCCTCAGTGACGCCGATGTGTTTCCAGCAGATTCTGTCCTTCTGCTACACGGGGCGCCTCAGCATGGCGGCCAGCGAGCAGCTGGTGCTCATGTACACCGCCGGGTACCTGCAGATCCAGAACATTGTGGAGCGCGGTATggagctgatgatgatgaaggcttcctctgcctcctcaCCGCTCTGCTGTGACTCACAG ACAACCTCAGCAGACGAGCTCGGGGGCTTTGACACTCAGAcggcccagcagcagcagcagcagcacggcGCCCCCCAGCTGCAGGAAGTGAGTCCAGACCAGCCGGCGTTGAGCCCCGAGGAGCTGCTGCTCGCCGTCAGCAGGATCAAACAGGAGCGAGCTGACACGCCTCCTGCAGAGGAGGCCGGAGGAGCAGCAGGAACAGGAGGAGAGGAGACCAG AGTGGACATTGCAGCAGAGCTCCAGTCCTCCAGGAGCACGGCTTTGTGTTACCTGAGTGCAGGTGGAGGGCTGGTTCCGGGTCTGCAGTCCTACCTGCTGGCAGGCGGGGGTCGCTCCAGTCCAGGAGGATCCAGTCTCCCCACAGACTCTCCCCCATCCCACCCACCCACCgaggaagagctggaggaaGATTACTACAGCAACGCTGTACACCCCGGACTCTATCAGCACATCTACGGACACCCCGGAAACCCCTACA TCCAAGAGAAGATGGAGATGCTCCCCCTCCCATTGGCTAATGAGCGTCGGCCCTGCGTGCTGGTTGGTCGGGACAACATGGCACTTCCCGCCAGTCTGATCAGTCAGATTGGGTATCGGTGCCACCCGTCACTCTACACCGAGGGAGACCCAGGAGAGAAGGTGGAGCTGGTGGCAG gtTCAGGTGTGTTCATGACCCGAGGTCAGCTGATGAACTGTCACCTGTGTGCTGGAGTCAAACATAAGGTGCTGCTCAGGAGGCTGCTAGCAACCTTCTTTGACAG AAACACGCTGGCCAATAGCTGCGGGACAGGGATCCGCTCCTCCACCAATGATCCGAGCCGGAAGCCCCTGGACAACCGAGTGTTAAACACTGTCAAAC TGTACTGTCAGAACTTTGCTCCTAACTTTAAGGAGAGCGAGATGAACGTCATTGCAGCCGACATGTGCACCAACGCCCGCAGAGTCCGCAAACGTTGGCTCCCAAAGATCCAGTCTCTCCTCCCCGAGGGCCTCCCCACCTCTGCAACCTCCCACCCCCGTAAGGGTAAGAAAGGaggagcaggtggaggaggtgggAGTCAGGGGGCAGAGTCGGTGGCACAGTCCAGTGGAAGCCCCTTTGAGCTGGACCTGCGGCAGCTCAGCGCATCCTACCTCGGCCTGGAGGCCCCGCTGTATGCTGAGCGGCGCGAGAGGGAGGCAGCAggggagagggagaaggaggcCCCAGCCACCCTCCTGCCTCACCTGCAGTTTGCTGGGTCCCGTGGAGGAGGAGGGGCCAGCGGGGGGCAAGTGGAGGAGGGAATGATGGGAGGTGAGGCGGAGGGGGACGGGAGGCTACAGACTGAACAACCGCCAGACCTCCCCCTCTCcctatcctcctcctcctcttcctcctcatcctcctcacaCCCTTCCCCCCAGCCTGCGGAGCCCGCCCCTCCTCACAGGGCATTGGCTGACACAGATGAGCGAGGGGTGGAGCCTCTGGAAGACAGCCAATAA